From Actinopolymorpha cephalotaxi, one genomic window encodes:
- a CDS encoding glycosyltransferase family 4 protein: MTEVLLIVVSLADVPRLLGLVERLCSAGLTIRVALAVPASAAAADVEEQLGGDVAEVRLVRMNLSGRRGGVAPARFSRRWTKVVARNLLVRGGVRVADDERRGWLMVRYDPWIRRRARVADLILAADQDAERAAELAAGHNRDAVRLTATDPALDGVLAQLATTVPLRRVLRQGLARTTAEEVVLAWKRVVADPADPHLGDFAGEAVRVVHALRRGHAFEEAEVVARTAQSLDLPPVDRAALRVELAANQIAAGGYPARELGEAVRELLGFADDALRAGDLEAAGRMAVQATEAVLHRELHADVLTSPLLADPEGFLAPLRESLTFRALRAPAGSMAWVLSGTGSDPRPEPSAGPESSPESSSESPVAPELPASLAPATTLTGPPPRLPGTPAPHRVLVVPGDYPHFTQGIINALADEPDLEVRVLNLREPGVRRRYQRGALVLDRLRDAVGRPVPAPAQPDADLLEWADTIFVDWCDNAAQWVGIHAPRTTRLVVRFHSLEAISSQPHMVDWSQVSEVIFVGRHVRELVERAVPELTRVPGRHVVPNEMRLERFGAPKRAGAERTLAMVGWAQRVKDPLWALEVLARLRASDPTWRLLLIGRDFSPHQHAGALRYQDEFRERAAADDVRDGLVYVGYTTELPDVLRDAGFVLSASRREGFPVGPTEGAASGAVPVVRDWPMYADYAGAGGIFPADWVVRSPEEAADRILAHADPERRAEAGDAARRYVVEHFDWPVVEPTFREVLLGTLDA; the protein is encoded by the coding sequence ATGACAGAGGTCCTGCTCATCGTCGTCTCGTTGGCCGACGTACCCCGCCTGCTGGGGTTGGTCGAACGGCTGTGCTCCGCCGGGCTGACCATCCGGGTCGCGCTCGCGGTCCCCGCCTCGGCCGCCGCGGCGGACGTGGAGGAACAACTCGGCGGCGACGTCGCCGAGGTCCGGCTGGTCCGGATGAACCTCAGCGGGCGGCGCGGCGGCGTCGCCCCGGCACGGTTCTCCCGCCGCTGGACCAAGGTGGTCGCGCGGAACCTGCTCGTCCGCGGCGGCGTCCGGGTCGCCGACGACGAACGCCGCGGCTGGCTGATGGTGCGGTACGACCCGTGGATCCGCCGCCGGGCGCGCGTCGCCGACCTGATCCTCGCCGCCGACCAGGACGCCGAACGCGCTGCCGAGCTCGCGGCCGGGCACAACCGGGACGCCGTACGCCTGACCGCCACCGATCCGGCCCTGGACGGCGTACTCGCCCAGCTCGCCACCACCGTTCCGCTGCGCCGCGTGCTCCGGCAGGGCCTGGCCCGCACCACCGCCGAGGAGGTCGTGCTGGCCTGGAAGCGGGTGGTCGCCGACCCGGCCGACCCCCACCTCGGCGACTTCGCCGGCGAGGCGGTGCGCGTCGTGCACGCGCTGCGGCGCGGCCACGCGTTCGAGGAGGCGGAGGTGGTGGCCCGGACCGCGCAGAGCCTGGACCTGCCGCCGGTGGACCGGGCCGCGCTGCGGGTGGAGCTGGCCGCCAACCAGATCGCCGCGGGCGGATACCCCGCGCGGGAACTCGGCGAGGCGGTCCGGGAACTGCTGGGGTTCGCCGACGACGCGCTGCGCGCGGGGGACCTGGAGGCGGCCGGCCGGATGGCCGTCCAGGCGACCGAAGCGGTACTGCACCGCGAGCTGCACGCCGACGTGCTGACCAGCCCGCTGCTCGCGGACCCGGAGGGGTTCCTCGCCCCGCTGCGGGAGTCCCTGACGTTCCGGGCGCTGCGGGCGCCGGCGGGGTCGATGGCCTGGGTGCTGAGCGGCACCGGCTCCGACCCGAGGCCGGAACCCTCGGCCGGGCCGGAGTCGTCACCGGAGTCGTCGTCGGAGTCGCCCGTCGCGCCGGAGCTCCCGGCGTCCCTCGCCCCGGCGACCACCCTCACCGGTCCGCCGCCGAGGCTGCCCGGGACACCGGCGCCGCACCGCGTGCTCGTCGTACCCGGCGACTATCCGCACTTCACGCAGGGCATCATCAACGCGCTCGCCGACGAACCCGACCTCGAGGTGCGGGTGCTCAACCTCCGCGAGCCGGGAGTACGCCGGCGCTACCAGCGGGGTGCCCTCGTCCTGGACCGGCTGCGGGACGCCGTGGGCCGTCCGGTCCCGGCGCCTGCCCAGCCCGACGCCGACCTGCTGGAGTGGGCGGACACGATCTTCGTCGACTGGTGCGACAACGCCGCCCAGTGGGTCGGCATCCACGCGCCGCGGACGACCCGGCTGGTGGTCAGATTCCACAGCCTGGAAGCGATCTCGTCCCAGCCGCACATGGTCGACTGGTCCCAGGTGTCGGAGGTGATCTTCGTCGGCCGGCACGTCCGCGAACTCGTCGAACGCGCCGTGCCCGAACTCACCCGGGTGCCCGGCCGGCACGTGGTGCCCAACGAGATGCGGCTGGAACGCTTCGGCGCGCCCAAGCGGGCCGGCGCCGAGCGCACGCTGGCCATGGTGGGCTGGGCGCAGCGGGTGAAGGATCCCCTGTGGGCGCTGGAGGTGCTGGCCCGCCTGCGGGCATCGGACCCGACGTGGCGGCTGCTGCTGATCGGCCGGGACTTCTCGCCGCACCAGCACGCCGGTGCGCTGCGCTACCAGGACGAGTTCCGCGAGCGCGCCGCCGCCGACGACGTACGCGACGGCCTGGTCTACGTCGGCTACACCACCGAACTCCCCGACGTGCTGCGCGACGCGGGGTTCGTGCTCAGTGCGAGCCGCCGGGAGGGCTTCCCTGTGGGGCCCACCGAGGGCGCCGCCTCCGGTGCGGTGCCGGTCGTGCGCGACTGGCCGATGTACGCCGACTACGCGGGCGCGGGCGGGATCTTCCCGGCCGACTGGGTGGTCCGCAGCCCGGAGGAGGCGGCGGACCGGATCCTCGCCCACGCCGACCCGGAGCGCCGCGCGGAGGCGGGGGACGCCGCCCGGCGGTACGTCGTGGAGCACTTCGACTGGCCGGTGGTGGAGCCGACGTTCCGCGAGGTGCTGCTCGGGACCCTAGACGCCTGA
- a CDS encoding glycosyltransferase — protein sequence MVNNRATDREESPANPGDRPWVAHSDNRPVDESVVADWTRALRGARPVEPSDVAPDAPSATGGDGLSPGVTVVVRSGAGEDVTGCLDALTGQERAADGERRDVLVVVDGPASPDVAEAVRRFAEDGRVAARLVDSARAGTLSARDAGLAAARTEFTCFLDATDRPGPEFCAAVLTAAAPTVVVVAVDRADAEARLPTTVAGTLVPTGVARRAAARVRDADTDTGPGTGPDTSTETALAADADTLFLATLVAAYDCQLRLAPVTGPCPGAGHRQTVPQEDLTSGVTVRMELLRRLDVLGRGAAPEALALVRSHVHTEVDRLNAHLRTHPDEHAEVVAALDRHAFDDFPYDRLNRGRARALAVAYCFPPYNDASAVVMAKRVRERQDIVDAVFNAMDGNREQDPSIRRISGPYVENEIATDTPTYFSHWGAIEAYCTAGLERIAELERRKGSYDRVYSRAMWPASHFLAAAYKLHNPATTWTAEFSDPAARDVQGQPRVSPLGDSELLTRAGERIRELGLPVLESDNVLDWCEYLAYALADRLVFTNPNQLDYMLSYTPVPQIAATVREKAVISPHPTLPPAFYAMADQTYSLEPGVAHVGYFGNFYATRGLGDVLTALAGLDPATRERLRLHIFTGKADALRAHVAELGIAELVRINPYVRYLAFLNLASKFDCLVVNDALTSDTHARNPYLPSKWSDYAGSGRPVWGLVEEGSPMSTRPLDHLSPVGDVGAAQDVLRKLAAAASESRSGV from the coding sequence GTGGTGAACAACAGGGCGACGGACCGAGAAGAAAGCCCGGCTAATCCGGGTGACCGGCCGTGGGTCGCGCATTCGGACAACCGGCCGGTGGACGAGTCGGTGGTCGCCGACTGGACCCGCGCCCTCAGGGGCGCGCGGCCGGTCGAACCCTCGGACGTCGCACCGGACGCGCCGTCGGCGACGGGTGGCGACGGCCTCTCCCCCGGCGTGACCGTGGTGGTGCGGAGCGGTGCCGGCGAGGACGTCACCGGCTGCCTGGACGCACTGACCGGACAGGAACGCGCGGCCGACGGGGAGCGCCGGGACGTGCTCGTGGTGGTCGACGGGCCGGCCTCGCCGGACGTCGCCGAGGCGGTGCGGCGGTTCGCCGAGGACGGCCGGGTGGCCGCGCGACTGGTCGACTCCGCCCGGGCCGGCACGCTGTCCGCCCGTGACGCCGGACTGGCCGCCGCCCGCACGGAGTTCACCTGTTTTCTGGACGCCACCGACCGCCCTGGCCCGGAGTTCTGTGCCGCCGTGCTCACCGCCGCAGCACCCACCGTCGTGGTCGTCGCGGTGGACCGCGCCGACGCGGAGGCCCGACTGCCCACCACTGTCGCGGGCACCCTCGTGCCGACCGGCGTCGCGCGGCGGGCCGCCGCACGCGTCCGCGACGCCGACACCGACACCGGTCCTGGCACCGGCCCGGACACCAGCACCGAAACCGCACTCGCCGCCGACGCGGACACGTTGTTCCTCGCCACGCTGGTCGCGGCGTACGACTGTCAACTCCGTCTTGCACCGGTCACCGGGCCCTGCCCCGGTGCCGGCCACCGGCAGACCGTGCCGCAGGAGGACCTCACCTCCGGCGTCACCGTCCGGATGGAACTGCTGCGCCGCCTGGACGTGCTCGGCCGGGGCGCCGCGCCCGAGGCCCTCGCACTCGTCCGCTCCCACGTCCACACCGAGGTCGACCGGCTCAACGCCCACCTGCGGACCCACCCGGACGAGCACGCCGAGGTGGTGGCGGCCCTGGACCGGCACGCGTTCGACGACTTTCCGTACGACCGGCTCAACCGCGGGCGCGCCCGGGCGCTCGCCGTCGCCTACTGCTTCCCGCCCTACAACGACGCCAGCGCGGTGGTGATGGCCAAGCGGGTGCGTGAGCGTCAGGACATCGTTGACGCGGTGTTCAACGCGATGGACGGCAACCGCGAGCAGGATCCGAGCATCCGCCGGATCAGCGGGCCGTACGTCGAGAACGAGATCGCCACGGACACCCCGACGTACTTCTCCCACTGGGGCGCGATCGAGGCCTACTGCACCGCCGGCCTGGAACGCATCGCCGAACTCGAACGCCGGAAGGGTTCCTACGATCGCGTCTACAGCCGGGCGATGTGGCCCGCCTCGCACTTCCTCGCCGCCGCGTACAAGCTGCACAACCCGGCGACGACGTGGACCGCGGAGTTCTCCGACCCGGCGGCTCGCGACGTGCAGGGGCAGCCGCGGGTCTCCCCGCTCGGTGACAGCGAGCTGCTCACCCGGGCGGGCGAGCGGATCCGCGAGCTCGGCCTGCCGGTGCTGGAGTCGGACAACGTGCTGGACTGGTGTGAGTACCTCGCGTACGCCCTCGCCGACCGGCTGGTCTTCACCAACCCCAACCAGCTCGACTACATGCTGAGCTACACGCCCGTGCCGCAGATCGCCGCGACGGTTCGGGAGAAGGCCGTCATCTCGCCACACCCCACCCTCCCCCCGGCCTTCTACGCCATGGCCGACCAGACGTACTCCCTGGAGCCCGGTGTCGCACACGTCGGCTACTTCGGCAACTTCTACGCCACCCGCGGCCTGGGTGACGTGCTCACCGCCCTGGCCGGCCTGGACCCGGCGACCCGCGAGCGGCTCCGGCTGCACATCTTCACCGGCAAGGCCGACGCGCTGCGCGCGCACGTGGCGGAGCTGGGGATCGCGGAGCTGGTACGCATCAACCCGTACGTGCGGTATCTCGCGTTCCTCAACCTGGCCTCGAAGTTCGACTGCCTCGTCGTCAACGACGCATTGACGTCGGACACGCACGCCAGGAACCCTTACCTGCCGTCGAAGTGGAGCGACTACGCCGGCAGCGGGCGGCCGGTGTGGGGTTTGGTCGAGGAGGGCAGTCCGATGAGCACCAGGCCGCTGGACCACCTGTCCCCCGTGGGTGACGTGGGCGCCGCCCAGGACGTACTCCGCAAGCTCGCCGCGGCCGCGAGCGAGTCCCGTTCAGGCGTCTAG